Genomic DNA from Candidozyma auris chromosome 1, complete sequence:
TGGAGAGATTGTTGGCCCTGTTTCCACGGCAACGATATCCAATCCAAAATTCCATGTATTGCTAGTCGAGGACGACAATGTGTGCATCCAGTTGTGCCGTaaattcttgatgaagtatGGATGTCAGGTAACCGTGGTGACGGACGGGCTCAATGCCATATCTACAGTTGAGCAAACTAAATACGATCTTGTTCTTATGGACATTGTTATGCCCAACTTGGACGGTGCCACTGCAACTAATATCATTCGTTCTTTCGACACAAGAACACCGATTATCGCTATGACTGCAAACATCCAGGATGCAGATTTGGTGAACTACCTACAAAACGGTATGTCCGACATCTTGGCCAAACCATTCACAAAGGACGATCTCTACGCCATCTTGACCAAACACCTAATGTCAGCCTCGACGGCTGCCGAGTACGAAAATAACAGCACCGAAATGCGTACTCTACCGTTGGACAATACCACGCCTGCCATGGAACAACCACTTAATATGGAACAGCCTGTAGGCATGGCGCAGCAGATGCCTCAACAGGGAATGGCAGAGCCTCCTATGAACCAGCAAATCACAGACTCAATGGAAGCTGTTGACCAGCAGGCAAAAAGGCAACGAACTCGCTAATTAGTGGAGTGGAGCCAAACAATAccttttgttcttgttAAATACTATTAATTCTTATGCAGTTAATTCTATAGTCGTACAAGCTTCTTTGGTGTCTTGCAaattttttctcaaaatAATGTTAAATGCCATATCACTGAAGGAGTCTTTCCAAGGCAGATCAGAGTCACTCGTGATCCTGGTGATCTCTACGCCCCTAAAGTACACCTCATCTACTGGATACTCAAGAACTGGCTCTTTGTACACCAACTTGGAACTCTTTTTGCGTCTTCGGCTGCTCACTACACTGAAACCGTCATCCTTTGGTTTCTGGTCTTCGCCTGCCGCCAAATGCTGAAGTGTCGCCAACGTCGGTAGCTGCTCCAAGAATTTCACTTTTGAAAGCGATCCCGCTGTAACAGTGAGATCATTTCCTAGTATATATGTGGGCTGAATGTCTTTAATGAAGGTTTCTGTGAAACTACGAGGGGCATGGGGCATGTAGTATAGGGTGGAGGAAACTATCGCTGGGTCGTCCAATTCCATACTATCCACAGAGAATCGCAAGCCTTCAAGTAATTGAGTATCAGAATCAGTGAAAACGGGATCGTAGCATGTCACAGAGTCGATAGATAGCTTATCAGTTAATAGCTTTAGTAGGGCAAGCTGGTAGAGGGCTTGAAATTCTGTACTGGGGGATCCTAGAGCCAAGCAGCGAATGCGGTTGAACTTAATGGGTTCTAGGAGATCGATGAGATCTTTGAGTAATTTGGATTCTGCGACTTTGGCTTCTCGACCCTTTAGACGATTAAGAAGAGTTGTTGCAGGGTTAGACATGGATTTTCACGGTACCGGTTGCAATTCCTAGTAATAATAGTAGTCTGCGCGCGTGATACAGCGTCACGTGCTCTCGTTGCAACTAGAAATTGGGTTTCACCGGACCGTATTTAATGTCCAGAGCATATAGCGTATATGTCTTCTGTCTCCTTCTCCTATATTGACTAAACCTCTTTAAATTCGGTTTTTCACTAACAAAACGTCCTTCGAACTGTCATTGCCATGGATGAAGTGCCCTGCACATGGtatcaaatttttttttgacgCTACTAGGTGCGAGGCTCCACATATCTGCTCTTATATAGAAACCCATCGCCAGTCCCACAAGCAACTCAGGCTGTTGACGCCaacaaaaggaaaaaaaacaaaTCAATTCACCTCTCAAGGTTAAACTGGGCAACCTCCAGAGAATCCCTTCACGCAGCGTTTCTCCTTTCCTACTTTGGTATCCACGTTGTCGGTCTCCAGTCCCCCCACCCAAACTGAGTCCAATAGCATCATGCGGAAATGTAAAGTGTTTGTCGGTCTGTCCCACCCAGAGTTGGGCAAGCTTGTGTGTGACCGGTTGGGTGTCAGCCCTGCGCCTTGCACgctcaagaagttctccaATGGTGAGACTTCGGTGCAAATTGGTGTCTCTGTGAGAGATGAGGACGCCTACATCATCCAGAGCGGGTCCCCTCAGATCAATGATCACATAATGGAgcttttgattttgatttccgCCTGCCGTGGCGGCTCTGCTTCGAAGATCACTGCCGTGATTCCGCAATTTCCTTACTCGAAGCagctgaagatgaagaaacaTCGTGGTGCTATCACGGCTAGGATGTTGGCCAATTTGATCATCATGGCTGGCGCAGACCATGTGGTGTCGATGGACTTGCACGCTTCGCAAATGCAAGGCTTTTTCACCAAACCCGTGGACAATTTGTACGGAGCACCCACGTTGGCAAGGTGGATCCGTCACAACATCGCTGACTGGGAGAACGCGGTTGTGGTGTCCAAGAACCCAGGAGGAACGAAAAGAGTCACGGCGTTGGCAGACTCCTTGAAGATCAATTTCGCCATGATCCACACGGACAGACGTAGAACGCAAGACAAGTTCACGAAATCCAAGAAGCCCTTGGCCCACTCGCAGGACGACAACATTGTCAGTGAGATGCAGACTGCTAGGGTCGTCAAGGGAcatgttgttgatgacGACTACGAGCAGGAAAACGGGCCGCTGGCCAGCAACTCGTCGGAAAGAGGCACTGAAATTCCTAATAGCGACGCCTTGGGCGGCACTTTTGATGCTACCAATTCggatgatgaggatgagccTACAGCTATTGCTCAGGAGAAATTAATTACTCTTGTTGGTGacgtcaacaacaaggtgGCTATAATCTTGGACGACATGATCGACAAGCCTAACTCTTTCATTGCCGCTGCCGAGCACTTGCGCTTGAACTGTGGCGCCAGAGCGGTGTACGTTGTGGGTACTCACGGCTTATTTAGTGATACGTGTCTTGAGGAGTTAAATGCTTCAAAGTGCATCGACAAGATAGTTGTCACCAACACTTACAGGGTGAGTGAAGAGAGACAGAGGAGTAACGAAAAGTTGGTTGTCATTGATGTATCCCCAATCTTCGCTGAGTGTATCAGAAGAGACCACTTTGGTGAGTCTATCTCTGTTTTGTTTGACTCGTTGGCTGCAATTGAATAAGACCCACGAGGTTCCCGTCATCAGGGTCGacacttcttgaagcatcTACAGTTCCATTTGCTAAGCTCAGGtttttatcttttttttataacGTGTACAATAAAAGAGTTGCATAGAGGTGACTTGTACAAGGTTATACATGCTTACCAGGATCTCAAAGTTCCTGAGATTGCCCAGGTCAATGGGGTCATCTAGGTAGCACAAATCGCACCAAATGCTCCATGTGCGCCATACATTGGTGGCCCACGTTGTCTTGGGAAGAAAAATCAATACGCATAATATTTCATAAGCAGATTTCTGGTCCTATGAAAAGTCTATCATTGTGCAACAAAAGAGCTGCTTTTAaccttttcttcacttAGTGCCTACCCCACTAGCCCACTTCTacttggctgcaaagtaCAGTAGTGTCACAGCTTGGGTCATCGGCCTCAATAATTCACAAAAGCGTCTCAGAAATCATATAAAGAACTTTAAACGCCTTTAATCTTACATTAAACTCGATTAAATCATCCTTATATTTCCAAATCGTGTCCACAAATTTACTGATTCCTCTCTATCTCTACATCCAGCCTTCTCCATTAGCCATGCAGGTCTGAACCCCAGATAAGTTCAATCACTTTCTCACCTCACGACCcacttcaccaactttcCCCAAATGGACACTTCCCAGCTGATCCCCATCCCAAAGCACGGGAACGGGAAAAATCAGTCGATGCTGCCGCTTCTGCTAAGCTCTAACGACGGCAAGGAGGTGACAGAAAGGGCCATGGCGCTGATCGCACCCATGTTAGAAGGCTTCACTCCCAAGACCAGTGCtgaggaggccaaggaCGGAGTTGCTTCTCAGTTGGGTACGGCGCTGACTTCTCCTAGAAGACTGTCTTTGGCAGCGATTGGCGAGGCTGTCTCGCTCACTTCGGACAACTTGTCGATCAATAATGCCATGAATCAGCTGCTGCCGGAAGATTTGAGTAATGGGGAATCTCTTACAAAACCATACTCCAGAACAAACTCGGCGTCGTCTTGGGACTTGAACTTGCCGAAACTCAACAAGACAGTGCTGAACTCGCTGAACACGCTGCGCAGACTGGCGTCCAATGCAACCAACCCGTCTCCGCCAAATGTGAACAAGATAGGCAAGATCGGTGTGTGTGCGATGGACACCAAAGTCATGCTGAAACCTTGTAGAAAGATCTTGAATCGGCTTATAGAAAACGGAGAGTTCGAGACCATTGTGTTTGGTGATAAAGTGATCTTGGATGAGGCGGTGGAGAACTGGCCCACCTGCGACTTCCTTatcagcttcttctccacaggTTTCCCTTTGGACAAAGCCATCAGCTATGCGAATCTAAGAAAGCCATACATaatcaacgacttgataTTGCAGAAGACCTTGTGGGACAGAAGGTTGGTGTTGAACATCTTGAACCATGCAAATGTGCCTACCCCAGAGAGACTCGAAATCAGCAGAGACGGTGGACCTCGCATCGATAAGATTTTGGAAGATAAGCTCGTGGAGGTCGGTATCCCTCGTGATCACTTGTACAAGTTaactcatcaagaagagccagagtGGTCCATGTTGGATGAAGATACCATCTGCGTCAATGGCAAGatcatgaagaagccatttgttgaaaagccTGTTGATGGCGAAGACCACAACGTCTACATATACTATCCCAAATCTactggtggtggtggtcGACGTCTCTTTAGGAAGATAGGTAACAAATCTTCTGAGTTTGATCCTGACTTAAGCACTCCTCGTACAGAGGGATCATTCATATACGAAAGGTTCATGGATACCGACAACTTCGAGGATGTGAAAGCGTACACCGTTGGCGCTGACTTTTGCCATGCTGAAACGAGAAAATCTCCTGTTGTCGATGGTATCGTGAGACGTAACACACATGGCAAGGAAATTCGTTTTGTGACAGAGTTGAGCGATCATGAAAAGCTCATGGCAAAGAATGTGAGTCGCATCTTCAGACAAACTATCTGTGGGTTCGATTTATTGCGAGTCAATGGTGAGTCGTACGTTATTGATGTGAATGGTTTTTCTTTCGTCAAGGACAACAACGATTATTATGATTCATGTGCCTCTATATTGAGGGACATGTTCATTGAAGCgaagaaatcaagagacttcatcaagaacaagataCCCAAGACAAGCCAGATTAATCAGTCTGAATTTGAGGAGAAACAACAGAAATGGGTTTTCAAGGGAATGGTCTCGGTCATTAGACATGCAGACAGAACACCCAAACAGAAATTCAAGTACTCCTTCAGATCTCCTCTTTTCACGTCATTGCTTAAGGGTCACAAGGAAGAAGTAATTATTCGAGCCATTCCTGATTTGCAAGTTGTGTTAGAGACCGTCAAGATTgcagaagagaaggagctcgaggatttgaagaagctcaagcagtTGAGAATGGCATTAGAGAAAAAGATCGAATTTCCGGGCACTAAGATTCAGTTGAAGCCATCATTGAATCCTGAAAACCCTGAGGTCGTGGATAAAGTTCAGTTCATTTTGAAGTGGGGTGGCGAGCCAACTCACTCGGCTAGATTTCAAGCGACAGACGTGGGAGAACAGTTAAGACAAAATATCAAGTTACTCAACAGAGAAGCACTTAACGATGTGAAGGTGTACACTTCTTCTGAGAGAAGAGTGATCGCCAGCGCTCATCTTGCAACATGCTCTATGTTGGGATTGCCCTCTTTGCCAGACGATTTCCTCATCATAAGAAAGGATTTGTTGGACGATTCTAATGCTGCCAAGGACTTGATGgacaaagtgaagaagaagttgaagccaTTGTTGAGACAAGGTGCCgaagctcctcctcagtTTACTTGGCCTCCTAAGATGCCACAACCTTTTGTTGTTATTAAGAGGGTCTGTGAGTTGATGAATTTTCATAAAAACATCATGGAGTACAATTTTAAAAACTACGATGTCAGTAAGTTTCAGGAGAATTGGTGTTGTGGCGAAGATCCATATTTGTTTAAGGAGAGATGGGACAAACTTTTCCAAGAATTCACATCTGTCGAAAAGACACATCCATCGAAGATCTCGGAATTGTATGACACAATGAAATATGATGCCTTGCACAATCGTCaattcttggagaagataTTGGCTTTTGACCCTAATGATGAAAATCTACTCAAAGTATTAGGTGAGACGTGTGGAGACACCATCAAATCGTCTGGTCTTGTGAGTGAGTACCCAATCAATATCTTGGCCatgaacaacttcaaaaTTCCGCACGAAGCCAGCTCTAATGTCAGCTCCGCCTCTGGCTCAACGTCGAATCTACAGAACATCACCAATTCTAGTACAGCTTCCGCTGGCTCTCTTGGGTGGGTCTTGAAGGGAGCTGCGCCTTCTGTGAAGCATTCGAATGCCAACAATGACTCAAACACACATAAATCTAGTTGTAACAGCAGTGTTAGCAGCAATGGTAAAGCACCAGAAAATCCATTTGATCATCCTACCTTTGCTCGACTCAGAGAGTTGTACAGATTATCCAAGGTTCTCTTCGATTTCATATGCCCACAGGAATACGGCATcaaggatgaagaaaagtTAGATATTGGGTTGTTAACATCTTTACCATTAGCAAAGCAAATCTTATCCGACATTAAAGACATGAAGAAACACGATTCTGCTGCAATGGTCAACTATTTCACGAAGGAGTCGCATATCTATACATTGCTCAATGTTATATACGGTGCTCAATTGCCAATGAAAATTGCAAGAAATGCATTGCCTGAGCTCGACTACATGTCGCAGATTGTGTTCGAAATCTACGAGTCTGGCGACTCTAATAGCCCATCCGGAAAGAAACATGCTATCAGGATGTCGTTGTCTCCAGGCTGTCATACACAAGATCCATTGGATGTTCACTTGGATGATGACCATTACATTGGTTGTATTCCAAGAATCAGCTTGACAAGACACTTGGACATGGACTTGGTGATCCAAAGATTGAAATCAAGGTTCTCCAGAGTGTCCTTGCCAAAGCAGTTTACTCCTGTCAATATTTCCAGTCCATTGGTCTCGGGACTTTAGACTTACAGTTTATCAATATATCTCTATACTTTGTATTTAACCTAAATGCTTTCAGTAGATTTAACCAGGACAACAGTACCACGTGCTGCTCCAGTATCAGATGAAAACCCTATATCCCTCAAAAACATTAATGtttataaaaaaaataaaaccAATCTTCACAATAAATTCAAGCCTTCTCGTAGGACTCCCAGTTGTCAAGAATGCTCTTAAGTTTCTCTGACTTGGTCAATTGGTAGACTTCCTCGAAGTACTCCTTGGTGATCTGGAATGGCTTGGCAGTCAAATTCGGAAtgtacttgttgatcaaatccTTGGGCTTCACAGAAGATTTAGGAATCTTCTTGCACAAGAATCTCTGGAATGGCTTCACACCAGACATCAAGTATGAAGAGTGGAAAGGCACAGAAATACCCTTCAATGGAATTACAGCAAAACCCCTCTGCAAATCAATTGGCTGAGGTTTGGCAATCGACTGAGCAGAAACCTCGTCAatgatctccttcaagtgTTTTTTAACGTCATCTAAGGACATCTGCTCTTGCAACTTCACAATATCaatcttgttcaacttgatgaCATTCAACACGTTGGTCAAAGTGTCCAATGCTCTCAAGTCACCAGCAGTCACATACTGGGTGTTCTCAACGTTGTAGTTAACAATTTCCAACAACCAGCCGGTCTTGGTGGCAACTTCATCCACAACAAATCTCAAGGCAGCGTCGTTGAAGCTTGGATTCACTCTCGTTGGGTTCACAGCGCACATACCATAGTTGGATCTGCCCAACTCGTCTCTTGGAACTGCAACTTGCATGGTCATACCTCTGTAGAAGACAACGTCGACGAGCGACTCAATTGGCATGACATTGGCTAACGAAGAGAGAGCAGAGTACTCACCAAGCGAGTGACCAGCGAACATAACATCTGAAGGAACCAATCCTTTGGACTTAATGTCCTCGTAAGAGGCCTTCTCCATCAAAGTCAAGGCGGGCTGAGTGAACTGCGTTGCAGACAACAAACCAGTTGGAGAAAGGAAGGTGTAGGAAGTGGTGGTATGGTCAATGtccttgaagatcttctctgACTTGATCTCGCCGTCTTCACCAATTGTCTCGAACATCATGGAGATGTAGTTGTCTCTAATTCTTCTACCCTTTGCACCACCGAAGTGAACAGTCAATTCGTTAGGgttgttcttgacaatgtcaagaaTGGAAAAGCCGTAGTTGTCGACGAAGTGACGGTCGGCACGGTCCCAAACCTCACGAGCGACTTCAGAGGAGTTGTACAAGTCCATACCCATACCTTGCTCCTGAGATCCCTGGCCAGTAAAGACGTAAGTGGTGACTGGCTGCTCAATCTCGGCCTCTCCCATCAACACAGGGGTGTCGGTCTCGACATTTCTGGTTTCAACCTTGATAATCTTACGACCATTAACCATACCAATATGCCCCAAAGAGGTTTGGAGAGTGTCGTTTGGCAACACCATACCAACAAAGTCAGCCTTGAAAGCTCTGACTCTGGAGGCAACACTGTTGGCAGCCCACTGCTCCACCAAGGATCTGATGGAGCCAGAAGAGTACATGCCGTGGGTGATAGTGCCTGGCAACTTAGCGTAGGATGCAAACACACGGGAAACGTGGATAGGGTTGTAGTCACCAGACACTTTGGCGTAGGGCTCGTTGGTGGAGGGAGCCTTGGAGGTCAATTTCTCAcctgaagaaagaggaatGGCGTTCTCGAATTTCACAGCCTGCTCAATGGTGTTACCGTTTCTCGAGAAGTAGTCAATGACTGGGTTACCGTAAGAGACGCCAGCCTCGTAATCGATCGAGCCGACCTGAATAACCTCCTTGGTTGGCAACTCCAAGTATACCTTACCAACGGTCTTGATGGACGAGTACACATTAGCGGCCTTGAACTTGTAGGTTGACTCGCATCTGAAGGTCAAAATCTGATTGAGTAACTCAacatccttctccaagtgaAACCATTCCTTGGATCTCAAGATGGCCAAATCCTTAGCGGACTTGAACGCGATTTGGAATGGGTCTTCTGTGACCTTTTGGAAAGTGTTTTCGAAGTCCTCATACTCACCACGGTACAAGAATTGAGAGGTGACCTCCATGACAGGCTTGCCTTCTCTGGTGATAGTTCCAACAACCTCGACCATCTTACCAGAAGGCTGGTTCAACACAGCCTTGATCAAAGCTTCAGAGGAAACAACAtcgtccttcttcaatggttCGGCGCCAGGAATCATTCTGTAGCCATTCGACAAGTGcaccaacttcaacaagtcacCGTCAACTGTCTTAGGGAAAATTGCCTTCATGATGGCCTTCCAACCCACAACAATGGCGAAATCCATTGGGGCCAAGGTCTGCTTGTTAGGTCTTGGAATGAAGGCCTCGCATGTGTTACCAATGGCGTGGGTGAACTCAGATATATCCTTACCAGAGATGGTGACGTTGTCACCAGGAATGGCCTGGTTAACATTGATATCAAGGTCCACTGGCACCTCGGAGCCGAACCACAATTTCCAATAGAACTCCTTGATTCTGTCGTTTCTGCCCTCCATAACCTCAACAATAGGAGCAAAACCGTCCTCTGGTACGTATTTGTAGAGGAAAGGTAATTCAACAGGCTTGCCATCAGCAGTTCTGTGTTCAATCAACGACATCTGGATCAAGCCCTCGGTGGTTTTCTTAATCTCAGcaaccttcttgaagtcacCCTGGACGGTCTCGTAAAGCGAGAGATTAGCCTTGTCTGAGCCAGCGTTTGTAATAACGGCCTCCATGTTAGGAGCTGGACCTAAAACGTCCTTGACAGAATTAGCAACGTGGTTTATGCCCTGAACAACTCTCTCATTGGAAATAAAAGCATACAACCAGCTCAATTCAGAGCCCGCCAACAATGCGAGCCATTGCTTCTGATCAGGCACGGAAGAACCAATCCTGTAAACGGTCTTGTTAGCAGTCTTCTCGATGGTGACACCAGTGACGGATTCGACCGGACCCGACGCCTCCTTACCAAAGTATTCGACAACAGGAATCTTGGAGCTGTCACCGCTGTAAGCATCCTTGAGCAATCTAGCAATGTGACCCTCATGAATGTTGTCCAAAATGTCCTTGATTGGCTCATTAACCTTGTTGGTGAATTGGGCAGCAACAGGACCGTGAAGGATACATGTTCTCTGGACATCCTCATCGACAACAGACTCCAAGTCCTCAGACTGCCACAAGGAGtcctttttgaagaagaactcgaATCTCTCGTCCAACACTGGAACAAAAGGAGCAGGTTTTTGTGTTGGTCTAGCGcacaacatcaagaagtagTCACAGTCCTCCTCGGAGATCAACTGGGTCTTAGCAGTAGGGAAGGAGTCGAAGAAGGTGTCAATGAATTTCTGAGGGGCAGTCTGCAACTGAGCGTAGTTCTGAAGCAAGGATTCCTTGCCGGACTTGGAAGTGAATCTTTCTTCGACTCTTCTTAAGAAGTCACCGGTGAAGTTTCTCAAAGAGACGTCAATCCAACGTtcagacttcttcacgtaCATCAACTCGATCATGCGGTTGACCACTTCCTGGTAGGTCATGTCCTCCAAGTCACAAACACCCTGAGTGTTGCGGCCAAACCATGGCTTCTGGAAgtccttgttcaacttgttgatgatgtagtccttctttttggtcaAGGCTTCCAAGAGCTTGTTCTTAGGCAAGTTGAAAATTGTCTCGTCCAACTCTTTCCAGAACATGACACCTCTGGTGGCAATCTTGTGAATTGGCTCACCCATTTCAGATCTGACGGTAACGATACCACCGGTAGGCTTTTTGTAAGTGGCTTCCCATTTGCTGTCATCAACACCAGAACATTCAGAAATAGCCTGCTTAGCTGCCAACGAGGTGTGAGCCTCCTTAGCGGTCATAACTCTAGAACCGAACAAGACACCGTCAAAAGGCATTGGTGGGTAGTTGAATCTCTTGGACCAGGAACCAGTCAAGTAGGGGTAAGTGTCTTCATCCGAGCCGAAACCGGATCCAGCAACCAAGACAATATTTGAGCACTTTCTGATCTTAGCGTACATCTGCAAAATAGGCTGGTGGAAGTCCTCGTAAGAGTGGTGGCCACCACCTCTACCGCCAGTCCACTGCAAAACAATTGGGAAGTTTGGATGAGCCTTAGCAATGGTAATAGACTGATTGATGGAGTCGATGGAGCCTGGCTTCAAGCCCAAGTGGGTCAAGcccaattcttcaatgtACTCAGTGGCAacctccaaagaaggaacACCGGCACCGATGGTCAACGACTGGATAGGGAAGCCCTTGGAtctcaattccttgatcaatggTATACCCCACTGCAACATTCTAGGGTTGACGTAGATCAAGTTGATGCCGATTCCGGAGCCTGGAGTGACTCTAGAAGCCACCTCAGCCAAAGCTCTCTTCATACCGTTGGGCTCAAAGTAGCCACCTCCAGCCAACTCGATGTGGTAGCCAGCGTTGATTGTGGCAGAGACAATGTCTGTGTTGACAGTGGTTGGAGTCATACCAGGAACCATCAATGGAGCTCTGCCGAGCAATCTGGAGAATTTGGTGTCGACGTAAACCTTTCCAGCCTTCGTCTTCACCAATTTAGGCTTGTATTCGTCCAACCAGTTTGGAGCCCATTTGATGGAATTGCGggttttgttgaagatctccTGCTTGAAGCCATACTCGTCGTCAGGGTTGGTGTCTATGGTACCAGAGATAATGACACGAGAGCCAGTGCCCTCTTTGTTTCTGTGGGTCAAAACACCCAAGCCGGAAACGCCACCAGGGCCGAAATCCAACAAGTGGGTGCTGTCGAAGTTGGTAGCAACCTCCCAGTGAACAGGCAACTCAGTAATGCACTTGACGAGTCTGTCGATGACATCGCCTTTAGCGTTCTGGAAATTCTCACCGGAGTATGTGTCGTAGACGGGAATCTTGATGTCGAAAGACGCAAAAACCAACCCCTCGTTTTGAACGTCAGCCAATATCATGTCGGTGGCTGGCTCCAACAAGTGGGAGTGGAAAGGAGCGAAGATTGGCAAGAATCTATTGGAAAACTTCATCTTACGCTCAGAGTATGGGACACGGGCTTGGTCCAAACCGGAAGGAGCCTTGTTGTTTCTCAAGGTCAAGTTCAAACCGTAGAGAGACTCTGGGGGACCTGAAACCACCATGTTTCTACCACCATTAACCAATGAAATGGCCACATGCTTTTCTGAAGGCAAGTGAGCGTTGGTCTGCTTGATGAACTTCTCGACATCTGAAAGGGACAAGTCCCTGACAGACAACATGGGGGAAGGTCTTCCTTCGCCGTTTTCCAAAGAGTCCTGCAACATAGTTGGAGGCAAAGACGTTCTAGGGTAAGCGGTCAAGCATCTGGCACCaatgaagaacaacaaggaaaTGGCCTTAATGGAGTTCTCGACAAAAGACTCCCACGAGTCGGCAGAAGCAATGGCCACAGCAGTGACCAAACCCTGAGAGTGGCCTGTAGCACCGACCAAGGCGTCTCTGAATTCACCGGGCGTGATGCCCAAGGTCTTGCAAGTGACAGCATAGTGACACAACTGGATCACGCAGATCAAGGGACACGACACTGGCACACTCAACAAGTACTCCTGGTCTGGGGTCTGGTCTGGGTGGTTCAACCAGGTCAAAATGTCGAAGCCCTGGGTGTAGATCTTGTCGACGTTTGAAGTGGACTTGACCAACTGGGTCAATTTGGCGGCGAATTTCTGAAGCAAGTCGGAGAGAAGCCCGTGGTACATGTAGTTCAACTCTCTCAATTCCTCGAAATAGTCGTCGGTATTACCCTGGCCGCCAAAAATGGCCACTGTCTTGGCTACACGTTGGGCAGAGCTTTGGATCAAGTCCGACAGCTGCCTTGGAATAGGCGTCTTGGAGGCCATCACAGCATCAAAGTAGTGTTTGATCACCTCTCTGGACTTTGCAGCAGTTGTTGGGTATGTCTCATCGGCAAGCAATTGGGCAGCGAAGCTGTGAATATCTGAGTTGGGGAAGAATCTCAGTTGGAATTCTTGCAAGACAGCAGGCAAGATCTCGTCAAACTCTCCCGAAGCAGCGGGATCAACCAAAGAGGCAGTGAAGCCTACAAATTTGGCAAACAACTCGGCAGGAGAGGCAGGCTCATCGTCGGAGGCGAATCCTTCAGTTGCAACCGGCAACGTCTTGACAAACTGCTCTTTCAACTGGGAGTACTTGAAAAATAGCGGTGTGGGCACCAAAATCGTGTGTTCTATGTCGCCGTGGGAAAGGGCAAGCTGGCGGTGGGTTGTGCTCATTCTGGAATTTGTAGAATCGAGTTCAGTAACTGATATGACGAGTGAAGTGTAAGTAGCTTAGCTGTGGTACGTGCTGAAGCAGATAAATAGGCGGGACGAGGGAAAAAGGGTTACAACAGATGAACTcggggaaaaaaaaaaaaatgtgaACAGTCAAACCTTCAAGTGGAATCGGCCAGAATATGAATGGTTGCAATTG
This window encodes:
- a CDS encoding ribose phosphate diphosphokinase subunit PRS1, with product MRKCKVFVGSSHPELGKLVCDRLGVSPAPCTLKKFSNGETSVQIGVSVRDEDAYIIQSGSPQINDHIMELLILISACRGGSASKITAVIPQFPYSKQSKMKKHRGAITARMLANLIIMAGADHVVSMDLHASQMQGFFTKPVDNLYGAPTLARWIRHNIADWENAVVVSKNPGGTKRVTALADSLKINFAMIHTDRRRTQDKFTKSKKPLAHSQDDNIVSEMQTARVVKGHVVDDDYEQENGPSASNSSERGTEIPNSDALGGTFDATNSDDEDEPTAIAQEKLITLVGDVNNKVAIILDDMIDKPNSFIAAAEHLRLNCGARAVYVVGTHGLFSDTCLEELNASKCIDKIVVTNTYRVSEERQRSNEKLVVIDVSPIFAECIRRDHFGESISVLFDSLAAIE
- the AFL1 gene encoding inositol polyphosphate kinase VIP1, which encodes MDTSQSIPIPKHGNGKNQSMSPLSLSSNDGKEVTERAMASIAPMLEGFTPKTSAEEAKDGVASQLGTASTSPRRSSLAAIGEAVSLTSDNLSINNAMNQSSPEDLSNGESLTKPYSRTNSASSWDLNLPKLNKTVSNSSNTSRRSASNATNPSPPNVNKIGKIGVCAMDTKVMSKPCRKILNRLIENGEFETIVFGDKVILDEAVENWPTCDFLISFFSTGFPLDKAISYANLRKPYIINDLILQKTLWDRRLVLNILNHANVPTPERLEISRDGGPRIDKILEDKLVEVGIPRDHLYKLTHQEEPEWSMLDEDTICVNGKIMKKPFVEKPVDGEDHNVYIYYPKSTGGGGRRLFRKIGNKSSEFDPDLSTPRTEGSFIYERFMDTDNFEDVKAYTVGADFCHAETRKSPVVDGIVRRNTHGKEIRFVTELSDHEKLMAKNVSRIFRQTICGFDLLRVNGESYVIDVNGFSFVKDNNDYYDSCASILRDMFIEAKKSRDFIKNKIPKTSQINQSEFEEKQQKWVFKGMVSVIRHADRTPKQKFKYSFRSPLFTSLLKGHKEEVIIRAIPDLQVVLETVKIAEEKELEDLKKLKQLRMALEKKIEFPGTKIQLKPSLNPENPEVVDKVQFILKWGGEPTHSARFQATDVGEQLRQNIKLLNREALNDVKVYTSSERRVIASAHLATCSMLGLPSLPDDFLIIRKDLLDDSNAAKDLMDKVKKKLKPLLRQGAEAPPQFTWPPKMPQPFVVIKRVCELMNFHKNIMEYNFKNYDVSKFQENWCCGEDPYLFKERWDKLFQEFTSVEKTHPSKISELYDTMKYDALHNRQFLEKILAFDPNDENLLKVLGETCGDTIKSSGLVSEYPINILAMNNFKIPHEASSNVSSASGSTSNLQNITNSSTASAGSLGWVLKGAAPSVKHSNANNDSNTHKSSCNSSVSSNGKAPENPFDHPTFARLRELYRLSKVLFDFICPQEYGIKDEEKLDIGLLTSLPLAKQILSDIKDMKKHDSAAMVNYFTKESHIYTLLNVIYGAQLPMKIARNALPELDYMSQIVFEIYESGDSNSPSGKKHAIRMSLSPGCHTQDPLDVHLDDDHYIGCIPRISLTRHLDMDLVIQRLKSRFSRVSLPKQFTPVNISSPLVSGL